Part of the Bradyrhizobium sp. AZCC 1721 genome, TCGACGCGCCGCATTACGATGCGCAACGCACCACCTGGACCCCGACCTCCGACATCGTCAACATGTTCCAGGACACGCTGGTCGCGCTCGACTGGGACGGCCGCACGCCGATCCCCTATCTCGCCAAATCATGGACGATCAGCGAGGACGGCCGGACCTATACGTTCAAGCTGCGCGACGACGTGTCGTTCTGCAGCGGCAAGAAGTTTACCGCCGAGGATGTCGTCTACAGCTTCAAGCGCCTGAAGGATCCCGCGATCAAGGCCCCTTACGCGTGGCGGGCCGGCGACATCAAGGAATTGCGCGCGACCGATCCCTACACCGTCGAGTACGAGCTCAACGAGCCCTTCTCCGAGCTGCCGCTGCAGCTCACCATGTTCACCAACGTGATCCACAACAAGGAGAGCGTGGAAGCACTCGGCAAGGATTACGGCATCAAGGGCGCCGACGGCACCGGCCCTTGGTGTTTTGAGAGCTGGCAGCCGCGCACCGAAATTGTGCTCAAGCGCCATGACGTCTATCGATGGGGCCCCTCGATGTACAAGAACAAGGGGCCCGTGAAGTTCGAGAAGCTCAGCGTCAAGATCATGCCCGAGGAGTCCAGCCGCGTTGCGGCGATGATGGCCGGGCAGTTCGACATCACCAATCAATTCCCGCCGCAGTTCATCGCCCAAGCCAAGTCTGCACCGATGCTGAACGTGACGGAAGCGAAGCCGAATTTCCAATTGCTCTATTTCGGCTTCAAGACGACGCGGCCCATGGTGGAAGACCGACGGGTGCGCGAAGCGATGAGCATCGCCATCAACCGCGTCGAGATCGCCAAGGGCGTGCTGCTCGGCAACGCCGAACCGGCCTTCACTATTGTCGATCCGGACGCGCTCGATCACGACCCCACCACCAAGGGCATCGTGAAAGAGGATATCGAGCGCGCCAAGGCGCTGCTCGATGAGGCCGGCTGGAAAATCGGCAGCGATGGCGTCCGCGAGAAGGACGGCGTCAAGCTGCAACCGAAGGTCTACTACACCCAGGCCGGCAACACGCCGCGCATTGCCGAGGCGATCCAGGGCTACCTGCGCCGCATCGGCATACAGTGGCAGCTGCAGCCCTGGGATTCGACCATTGCATCCGCGAAGATGGCGGAGCAGGACTACGAAATCTGGTCGGTGACGGTGCCTTATCTGTCGGCCGGCGATCTCATGAACATCTACTTCGATTCCAGGAACATCCCGACGCCCAACCGGATGAACTGGAAAGACGCCGAGACCGATGAATGGCTGAAGCATGGCCGCTCGGCGCTGACGGACACCGACCGGGCCAAATACTACGCGCTGGTGCAGCAGAAGGTGATGCGCGAGCACCTCTGGATGCCGGTGCTCAATATCAACATGTATCAGGTGGCCAACAAGAAGATCACCGATGCCAGGCCGCACATGCTCTACCAGAACACTTTCTATAAGGGCTTGGACGTGTCGCGGCAGAAATAACAGGGAGGGAACACGATGCGCAGCATTTTGACAGGCGCTGTGGCGCTGCTGGGCATGGCCGGAATGTGCTCGACGGCCGAGGCGCAGACCTTGCGGGTGATGAAGTCACTGGATGCGCCGCACTACGACGGCCAGCGCACCACCTGGTCGCCGACGTCGGATATCGTCAACATGTTCCAGGATACGCTGGTGGCGCTCGACTGGGACGGCAAGACGACGATCCCCTACCTCGCGAAATCGTGGACGATCAGCGAGGACGGCAAGACCTACGTCTTCAAGCTGCGCGATGACGTGACGTTCTGCAGCGGCAAGAAGTTCACCGCCGCCGATGTCGTCTACACGTTCAAGCGATTGAAGGATCCGGAAACCAAAGCGCCCTATGCCTGGCGCGCCGGCGACATCAAGGAAGTGCGCGCGCCCGATCCCTATACTGTCGAATATGAGCTCAACGAGCCCTACTCCGAACTGCTGCTGCAGCTCACCATGTACACCAATGCGATCCACAATCAAGAGAGCGTGGAGACGCTCGGCAAGGACTACGGCATCAAGGGAATCGACGGCACCGGTCCCTGGTGTTTCGAGAGCTGGCAGCCGCGCACGGAAATCGTGCTGAAGCGCCACGACGCCTACAAATGGGGCCCGTCGATGTATCAGAACAAGGGCCCGGTGAAGTTCGAGAAACTCAGCATCAAGATCGTGCCGGAGGACGCCAGCCGCGTCGCCGCCATCATGGGCGGACAGTTCGACCTCACCCATCAGGTCCCGCTGCAATTCATCGAGCAGGTCAAGGCCGCGCCTAATCTGACCGTTCAGGAAGCCAAGCCCAACTTCCAGCTCATGTATTACGGTTACAAGATCACCCGCCCTATGGTCGCCGACAAGCGCGTGCGCGAGGCCATGAACATTGCGATCAACCGCGCCGAGATCGTCAAGGGCATCATGCTGGGCAATGCCGAGCCGGCATTCACCTACGTCGATCCGAAGGCGCTCGATTTCGCCGAGAAGACCAAAAACGTCATCAAGGAAGACGTCGAACGCGCCAAGAAGCTTCTGGACGAGGCCGGCTGGAAAGTCGCCGCCGACGGCATCCGCGAGAAGGACGGCATGAAGCTCGCACCCCGTGTGCTGTTCCCGCAGGTCACCTACTTCCCGCGCGTTTCTGAGGCGATTCAAGGCTACATGCGCAAGATCGGCATCGACTGGAAGATCGTCGGTTTCGACTCCACGATCGCGCCTGCCGAGATGGGCAAGCAGGACTTCGAGCTGTGGACCGTCACCGTGCCCTATCTGTCTGCAGGCGAGTTGATGAACATCTATTTCAACTCCAAGAACATCCCGACGCCCAACCGCATGAACTGGAAAGACGACGAGACCGACGAGTGGCTGCGCGCCGGCCGCGCCGCGCTCACCGACGCAGAGCGTGCGCTCAACTACGCGCGCGTGCAGGAGAAGGTAACGAACGAGCATCTGCTGATGCCCGTGATGAACGTCGCCATGTATACGACCAGTTCGAAGAAGCTGAAGGACGTGCGGCCGCACATGCTCTATCAAAACACCTTCTACAAGGGTCTGGATTACTCGTTCTGATGGATAATCTTCTCGAGGTTCGCGGCCTGAAAACCCACTTCGCGACGGACCGCGGGCTGTTCCGCGCCGTCGACGGCATCAGCTTCAGCGTTCCGCGCGGACGCACCATCGGCCTTGTCGGCGAATCCGGCTGCGGCAAGAGCGTGACCTCGCTTTCGGTGATGGGCCTGGTGCCGAGCCCGCCGGGCAAGGTCGAGGCCGAGGCGGTGCTGTTCGGCAATCGCGACGTGCTAAAGCTCACAGCCGACGAGCGGCGCAGGCTGCGCGGCGGCAAGATGTCGATGATTTTTCAGGAACCGATGACCTCGCTCAATCCGGTCCACACCGTGGGACAGCAAATTGTCGAGGCAATCCTTGCCCATACCGCGATGTCGCCGCGCGCGGCGCGGGCGCGCGCAATCGAGATGCTCGAATTGGTGCGGATTCCGTCAGCGGCGCAGCGCATCGACGACTTTCCGCACAACATGTCGGGCGGCATGCGGCAGCGAGTCATGATCGCGATGGCGCTCTCCTGCGAGCCGGCGCTGCTGATCGCCGACGAGCCGACCACGGCGCTCGACGTCACCATCCAGGCGCAAATTCTTGACCTGTTGAGCGACCTGCAGCGGCGGCTCGGCATGGCGATCCTGATCATCACCCACGATCTCGGCGTCATCGCCGAGGTCGCCGACAAGGTGCTGGTGATGTATGCGGGGCGAATCGTCGAGAGCGCCGACGTGAACGACCTGTTCGCCGACCCGCAGCATCCTTACACCATCGGCCTGCTCGGTTCGATTCCGCGCATCGATATCGACCGCAAGCGGCTCGCCACCATCGAGGGCACGGTGCCCAGCCCCAACAACCAGCCGGCGGGCTGCCGCTTTGCGCCGCGCTGCCCGTTTGCGGACCAGCGCTGCCGGCTTGATCCGCCACCGCTGCGCGACATCGCGCCCGGTCACCAGGTCGCGTGCTGGAAAGCCCCGGTCGAGGTGACATCATGAGCGACGCCCCCGTCTTGCAGGTCGACGGCCTGGTCAAGCATTTTGCGGTCACCCGCGGGCTGATCCGCCGCAAGACCATCGGGCTCGTGCGCGCCGTCGAAGATGTCAGCTTCGAGATCGCCCGCGGCGAGACGCTCGCGCTGGTCGGCGAATCCGGCTGCGGCAAGTCAACCACCGGACGGCTGATCCTGCGTTTGATGGACCCGACCGCCGGCTCGGTACGCTTCAAGGGCAAGGAAATCGCCGATCTCGACAAGAATGCGCTGCGCCGGATGCGGCGGCATATGCAGATCATTTTCCAAGATCCCTACGCCTCGCTCAATCCGCGCATGACGGTCGGCGAAATCCTGGCCGAGCCGCTGCGCGTTCACGAAATCGGCGACGACGCATCGCGCGAGGCACGCGGCCGCGAGCTGCTGGACATCGTCGGCCTGCTGCCCGAACATGCCAGCCGCTATCCGCACCAGTTCTCGGGCGGGCAACGCCAGCGCATCGGCATCGCCCGCGCGCTCGCCGCCAATCCCGATTTGATCGTCTGCGACGAGCCGGTGTCGGCGCTGGACGTCTCGATCCAGGCGCAGATCGTCAACCTCCTGCAGAATCTGCAGCAGCGTTTTGGCCTCTCCTATCTGTTCATCGCCCATGATCTTGCCGTGGTGAAGCACATCAGCGACCGCGTCGCCGTGATGTATTTGGGCAAGCTGGTCGAGATATCAGACAAGAAGTCGCTCTACGACCGGCCGTTGCACCCGTATACCCAGGCGCTACTGGCGGCGATCCCGAAGCCCGATCCCGCGCTCCGCACCAAGCGCGTGATGCTGCAGGGCGACGTGCCGAGCCCGTTCAAGCCGCCGAGCGGCTGCCGCTTCCATACCCGCTGCCCGCATGCGCAGGCGCGCTGCTCGGCCGAGGAGCCGGAGCTGCGCGAGGCGGCACCCGGCCATCGCGTCGCCTGTCATTTTTTCGAGACGCTGCCCGCCCCGACCATCCTCGCGCGCGCCGGCCTTGCCAATGGAAAGTTCGCCGCACGGCTGGCGGCCTTCGAGGCGGCGAAGACGGCACGGACATCGGCCTGAGCCAGAGTGGTGTAAGGGCCCAGACACAAAATTGCGAAAACAACCCCATGCAAAGTAGAATGGGGCCCCTCTCGGGGCACTTCCCGCCCTAGCCGGCGTGTTCAATGGCGCGGATAGCACCGCGCAACTCGGCTAGGCCGCGCAGGCGGCCGATCGCGGTGTAGCCGGGATTGGTGCGCTTGGTCGCGGCGAGATCGTCGAGCATGCGGTGGCCGTGATCGGGCCGGAACACGATCTGATTTTCCGGCGAGCGCGTTCGGTTCTCCGCCAGCAAAGCCTTCAACACCGCGATCATGTCGACGTCGCCATCCAGATGATCGGACTCGCAGAACGACAGGCCGTCGGCTTCCCGCTTGGTCGCCCGCAGATGGGCAAAGCCGATCCGCGGCGCGAAGCGTTTGGCCATCGCGGGCAGATCGTTCTCCGGGCGCACGCCGAGCGAGCCGGTGCAGAAGCAGATGCCGTTGGCCTTGGATGGCACCGCGTCGAACAGCGCCTGATAGTCCTCCACCGATGAGGCGATGCGCGGCAGGCCGAACAGCGGGCGCGGCGGATCGTCCGGATGCAGCGTCAACGTTACCCCGACCTGCTCCGCCACCGGCGCGACGCGCGCGAGAAATTCGCTTAAGTGCTGACGCAGCACTTTGGAATCGATGCCGCGGTATTGCTGCAGGCGGTCGCGGAATTGCGGAATGGTCAGGGGATCGGTGGTGGATCCCGGCAGCGCGCTGGCAATGTTGGTGATGAGGACGTCGATATCGGCCTGCGTCATCGCTTCATAGACCTGCTTCGCGCGGCGCTGCGCGGCCTCGGAATATTCAGCAGGCGCTTCCGGGCGCTGCAGGATGTGCAGGTCGAACGCCGCGAACCGGTCCTGGTCGAAGCGCATCGCCTTGGCGCCGTTCGGCAGTTCCCATTCGAGATCGGTGCGGCACCAGTCCACGACCGGCATGAAATTGTAGCAGATGATCTTGATACCGGCGGCAGCGACCGCCTCCATGCTCGCGATCCACGCCTCGATCGAGCGCGTCGCCTTGCCCCCCAACCGCTTCACGTCATCAGGAATCGGGATCGATTCCACCACCGACCAAGTCAGTGGCGAGCGGCCCGGTTGCGAGTTCTCGATCAGGTTCTTCCGCTCCTCAATGGCTGAGCGCGTCCAGGCCTCGCCGATCGGAACCTGATGCAGCGCCGTTACCACGTCGGTCGCGCCGGCCTGACGGATATCGTCGAGCGATACGGGATCGTTGGGTCCGTACCACCGCCATCCCTGCAGCATCATGCGGAAGCTCCTGAAGTGAGAACGGCCATCAAGCGGTCAGCACGACCTTGACGCTCTGCGAGCGGTCGAGCGCGAGCCGCACCGCATCAGGCGCGACCGCGAGCGGGCGTTGCGCCGTCACCAGCGAAAGCACGTCCACGCTGCCGTCGGCGATCAGTTCGACCGCCGTGAAGAATTCCGTCCCGAAGCGGAACGAGCCGCGAAGGTCGATCTCCTTGGCCATCACCGCGTTCGCCGGCACCGAAATCTGTCCGCCCGGCAGGTTGCCGACCTGAACCACAACGCCGCCGCGCCTGACCGCACCGATCGCGCTGGCCAAGCCCGCCGCGGTGCCCGAGACTTCGAACGCGACATCGAACGGCTGCGCGGCAGCCTGCGCTTTCAGGGCCTCTTCGCCGCCGGAGATATCGACGACATGATTGGCCCCCAATCTCGTGGCGAACGCCAACGGCGCCGCCGCGATATCGACGACGGTTGTCTCTGCAATCCCGGCGCGCTGCGCCGCCAGCATGGTCAGGAGACCGATCGGGCCGGCGCCGAACAGCACTGCGCGCTTGCCGGTCACGTCCCCGGCGCGGGCGACCGCATGCAGGCAGACTGCGAGCGGCTCGGCGAGCGCTGCCGCCTGATAGGTCACGTGGTCCGGAATCTTCACGCACTGCGCCGGGTTGGCATCGAAGTAAGACGCAAAGCCGCCCTGCATATGCGGGGTCTTCGAGGCCGATCCCATGAAGAAGATGTTTTCGCAGAGATTGGGCCGGTTCTCGCGGCACGGCTTGCAATGGCCGCACCAGCGCGACGGGTTGACCGCGACGCGATCGCCGACCTTCACGCCCGGCGCCGAACCTGCGATTTCGACCACCTCACCCGCAATCTCATGGCCGAGCACCAGCGGCGAGGTCACGACAAAGTCGCCGGTGCGGGCATGGCGGTAATAATGCATGTCCGAGCCGCAAATGCCGCCGGCGCCGAAACGAATGCGCACCATGCCGGAGGGAAGCGGATCGAGCGGCCGCTCGATCATACGCAGATCTTCCGGGCCGAACAGCGTTGCAGCCAAAGCCATCGATGTCATTTTGAGAGTCCCATGTATTTAGGCAGCCAGAGCGTCAGCTCCGGGACGTAGGTGATGGCGACGAGCGCCAACAGGAGCGGCACCAGCCACGGCAGGATCGCCATGGTGGTGCGCTCGACGGACAATTTCGCCACGCGGGCCAGCACGAACAGCACCATGCCGAGCGGCGGGTGCAACAGACCGATCATCAGGTTCAGCGTCATGATCAGGCCGAAATGAATGGGATCGATGCCCAATTTCAGAACGATCGGCAAAAGGATCGGCACCAGAATGGTGATGGCGGCGATGGTGTCGATGAAGCAGCCGACGAACAGGATCAGGATGTTCGCCAGCAGCAGGAACACCCACTTGTTCTGGGTGATGCCGAGCATCGCATCCGTCAGCGTCTGCGCCGCCTGCGACACCGTCAAGAGCCATGCAAAGATCGACGCCGCGGTCACGATGAACAGCACGGATGCCGTGGTCTCGATGGTATCGAACGTCGCCTTGGCAACGGTCTGCAGCGTCATCGAGCGGTAACGCACGAGCCCGAGGAACAGCGACCAGATCACGGCGGCGACTGCGGCTTCGGTTGGCGTAAACCAGCCGAGCGTCATGCCGCCGATCAGGATCACCGGCGCCATCAGCGCCATCACAGCGGAGAAATCGAAATACCAGTCGAGCGCCAGCAGCGCCACGAGACCGATTCCGACAGCCATGTTCACCGAGAGCCCGGCGACGACCAGCAGCCAAACGACCACCGGGAACGCCAGCACGATGAGGATTTCGATCGCGGCCGAGCCGAGTTGCGGCCAGGAGAACGGCGTATCGCTGCCCCAGCCGTTCTTGTGGGCGAAATAGGCCACGGTCGCCATCATGGCCAACGTCATGAACACGCCCGGAATCACGCCGCCCAGAAACAGCGCGCCGATCGAGACGTTCGCCATCATGCCGTAGATCACGAATGGCAGCGACGGCGGAATGATCGGGCCGAGCGTGGCGGACGCCGCGGTCACGCCGACCGCGAACTCGGTCGAGTAGCCGTGATCCTTCATCGCCTTGATCTCGATGGTGCCGAGCCCTGCGGCGTCCGCAATCGCGGTGCCGGACATCCCGGAAAAGATCACGGAGCCGACGATATTGACATGCCCGAGGCCGCCGCGCATCCAGCCCACTAGCGCGACCGCGAATTTGTAGATGCGCCCCGTAACGCCCGCGATGTTCATGAGGTTGCCGGCCAGGATGAAGAACGGCACCGCGAGCAGCGGAAAGCTTTCGACACCGGCAATCATGCGCTGCGCCAGCGTGACATCCGGCGTGATGCCGGTGACGAGAATGTAGACCAGCGACGACACTGCCATCGAGAGCGCGACCGGCAGGCCGACCAGCATCAGCAGCAGAAATCCCCCAAGCAGCAGCAGCATGGCGTCAGCCTTCCGTTCCGTCGAATGCGCCGGGTCGCTCCAGGATGGAATAACCGCGCCGCCAGTTCTCGACCGCGATCTGGATCGAGCGCGCGAACATCAGCACGAAGCCGAGCAGCACGGCGTAATACACAAATCCCTTTTGAAACTTGATCGTGGTCATCCGCTCGTCGCCGATGATCTGGATGAACTGCCAGACCAACTTGATCGCATAGCCGAAGAACGCGATCCGGATCACGTCGATGACCGTCGAGAGCGCGCGCGCCGGCAGATGCGGCAGATAGCGAAACAGCAGATCGACCTGGATGTGCCGCGACAGCCGCACGCACATCGCCGAGCCGATAAAGACCACGCCGATCAGGCAATAGGTCGCGATCTCCTCGGTCCAGGCGTAACTGTCGTTGAGCACGTAGCGGGTGAAGAATTGCAGAAACACGGACAGCGCCATGATCCAGAAGATCGCGAGCGCCAGCCAGTCCTCGGCGGCGTATTGGCCGAGATCGGCGCCCTTGGGGACCTCGTCCTCAAACGTATGGGCGATCTCGTCCGCCGTGATCTGCTTGTGCACTTCAACCATCGACAAGCGCCCTCCCCGAGCTGGCGTATTCGAGGCTTCCGCCGTGCCTGCCGCCGAAAAGTCGGGGCAAGCACGGACGAAGGCCTGGCCGTTTACTTCACCGCCTGGATGCGATCCCAGTCGGACTTGCGGTAGTCGAAGGTCTCGAACTTCGTGGTCTTGATCACGGTGTCGCGGAACTCGTCCTTGTTGACCTCGGTGACCGTCAGCCCCTTCTGCTTGAAGAAGTCGACCAACTTGGCCTCGTTGGCCTTGATCTCGGCCGTAGCCTTTGCCGCCGCTTCCTGGGCGACGTCGGTGAAGATTTTGCGGTCTTCTTCCGAGAGCTTCTTCCAGAGCGCGCCGGCAACAACCGTATTGAGGTGATCGACAATGTGACCAGTCAGCACGATGTGCTTCTGCACCTCGTAGAACTTCTTGGCCTCGATCGTGGTAAGCGGATTTTCCTGGGCTTCCACGGTGCCGTTCTGCAGGGCGAGATAGACCTCGGCAAAGGCGATCGGCGCGGTGTTGGCGCCGCAGGCGCGCGGCATCGCGAGATAGGCCGGCACGTCAGGCACACGCATCTTGAGGCCCTTCATGTCGGCGCAAGCCTTGATCGGCTTGTTCGAAGAGGTGTGACGCACGCCGTAATAGGTCACCGCCACGATGTGATGGCCGCTCTTGTCCTCGTAGCCCTTGGCGAGTTCCTTGAAGACGTCGCTCTTAGTGTAGGCCAGGAGATGATCGGCATCGCGGAAGGTGTAGGGATAATAAGTCACGCCGATCGGGGGAAAGCTCTTGGCCGCAAAGCTCGAGCCGGAAATGATGATGTCGACGGAGCCAAGCGCAAGCCCCTGGTTGATGTCGGTTTCCTTGCCGAGCTGCGAAGCCGGATAGACGTCGATCTGGTAGCGCCCGTTGGTCCGCTTGTTGATCTCGCCCGCGGCCCAGACGGACGCGGTGTGGAACGGCTCCGACGTTTCGTAAACGTGGGCCCATTTCAGTTTGGTCTGCGCCATGCCCGAGGTGGTCGCGGCCAGCAGCGCCGCAGCAGACGCCGCGAATGCAATCGTCAATTTCTTCAACACGTGAATTTCCTCCGTCGTTACAATTTGCTTTTGTTACCCAACCGGACCGACATTCTCGCCGAACCGTTCGAATTCTCGTCGTTCAGCCGCTGCTTGCGCTGATGCGTGAGGCGGACGAAGCTTCCGCTCCGAAATTTTGCGCAAAGCGGGCCTGCGAACGCGCCAAGTGCTCGCGCATCGCCACGCGGGCGGCATCGGAATCGTGCGCCGCGATGGCATCGCGGATCGCGCGGTGCTCGGCCAGCGCCGCATTCCAGGATTCCGGATTTTCGAAATAATGCGCGAGCTTGGCGAAGTAGGGATTGAGCCGCTGGTCGAACAGCTCGCCGACCACGCGGACCAGCACGGCGTTGTCGAGACAGCCGGCGACCGCGACATGAAACGCGCGGTCATGGATCATCGAGGCCTCGCCGGGATGCTGCACGGTGGCCATCGCCTCCAGCGAAGCGTCGATGCGCGCGATATCTTCGGCTGCCGCCACCCGCGCCGCCTGTTCGGCGATCGCGCCTTCGAGGAATTCGCGGGCGCGTAAGAGTTCGAACGGGCCTTCGATCTCGGCCGCCAAGGGCAAAGGCGGTGCGAGCGCCGCCGGCTCACTGACATATATTCGCGGAGCCCACGCGAATCCGAACCCTGCCCTCGACTTCCAGAGCAATCAGGGCTTCGCGCACCGTCGGCCGCGACACTTTCAACTGTTCGGCAAGATCGCGTTCGGTCGGAAGCCGGCTGCCCACGCGGTATTCGCCGCTGTCGATCAAGGCGCGAAGCTGATCGGCAACCTGGCGATAAAGGCGTCGTGCTTCCACGGCTTCGAGCGGCACGCTCGGCTCTCCCTGACGATCCCCCGAAGTGAATCGAATTTTTCTTGCTTGGTCGGGATAAGGCCAATAAATCGGGACATTGGCCTTACCAATTGACCAAAGATTGATAGATCGAGCCTTCCATGTCAAGCGACACGGCGAAAATCCCGGTTTTCAGCCCGAAAGACGGCAATTTCCGCCTTTCGAACGCCAGCCTTCCTCGGCTTCCCGGCCACATCCGGCAACCGGCATATGACCGCTCGCTGATCTCACCAGGCATCGTTCATCTCGGAATTGGCGCGTTCCACCGGGCCCACCAGGCCGTGGTGATCGACGACCTCCTGGCAGGCGGCGCTATGGATTGGGGAATCATCGGAGCCAGCTTGCGCAGCCCGGCGACACGCGATGCCCTCGCCCCGCAGGACGGCCTTTACACGCTGGCCGTTCGCTCCGGCGCGGGCATCGATCACCGCATCATCGGCTCGGTGCTCGCTGTCGACGTCGCCACCGAGAAACCCGACCAGTTGATCGCGCGCCTGGCCAACCCGGCCACGCGTATCGTCTCGCTGACGGTTACCGAGAAGGGCTATTGCCATACGCCGCAGACCGGCGATTTGGACGAGCGTCATCCCGATATCGTTCATGACCTGCAGAATCCGGGCACGCCGCGTTCGGCCATCGGATACCTGGTGGCCGCGCTCGCGCGCAGGCGGATCGCGGGCGAAGCCCCCTTCACTGTTCTTTCCTGTGACAATCTCTCCGCCAATGGCCAAACAGTTGAACGGATCGTGACGCAGTTCGCCGCCTTGCGATCGCGCAATCTCGCGAAATGGATTGAAGCCGAGGTGGCCTTCCCTTCGACCATGGTGGACCGGATCGTGCCGGAGACCACGGAGCTCGACCGGGCGGAGATTTCTTCAGCGCTCGGCATGATCGACGCATGGCCCATTATCACAGAACCGTTCACGCAATGGATCGTTGAAGACCGTTTTCCGGCCGGACGGCCGGACTTTGCGGCTGCGGGCGTGCAACTGGTCTCGGATGTAACGCCGTTCGAACATATGAAGCTGCGGCTGCTCAATGCCAGCCACTCGGCGCTCGCCTATCTCGGATATCTCGCAGGCTTTGAGACCATCGCCGCAACCATGGCCGACCATCGCTTTGTGGCGTTTGTCCGACAGGTGATGCAAGACGCCGCGCCGACGCTGGCGATGCCTGCAGGAACTGATCTGGCAGCCTATAGCGCATCGCTGCTGCAGCGCTTCTCCAATCCCGCCCTGCATCACCGCACCTGGCAG contains:
- a CDS encoding ABC transporter substrate-binding protein; amino-acid sequence: MIRFVLGMSLALCVTGPATAQTLHLMKGIDAPHYDAQRTTWTPTSDIVNMFQDTLVALDWDGRTPIPYLAKSWTISEDGRTYTFKLRDDVSFCSGKKFTAEDVVYSFKRLKDPAIKAPYAWRAGDIKELRATDPYTVEYELNEPFSELPLQLTMFTNVIHNKESVEALGKDYGIKGADGTGPWCFESWQPRTEIVLKRHDVYRWGPSMYKNKGPVKFEKLSVKIMPEESSRVAAMMAGQFDITNQFPPQFIAQAKSAPMLNVTEAKPNFQLLYFGFKTTRPMVEDRRVREAMSIAINRVEIAKGVLLGNAEPAFTIVDPDALDHDPTTKGIVKEDIERAKALLDEAGWKIGSDGVREKDGVKLQPKVYYTQAGNTPRIAEAIQGYLRRIGIQWQLQPWDSTIASAKMAEQDYEIWSVTVPYLSAGDLMNIYFDSRNIPTPNRMNWKDAETDEWLKHGRSALTDTDRAKYYALVQQKVMREHLWMPVLNINMYQVANKKITDARPHMLYQNTFYKGLDVSRQK
- a CDS encoding ABC transporter substrate-binding protein, which produces MRSILTGAVALLGMAGMCSTAEAQTLRVMKSLDAPHYDGQRTTWSPTSDIVNMFQDTLVALDWDGKTTIPYLAKSWTISEDGKTYVFKLRDDVTFCSGKKFTAADVVYTFKRLKDPETKAPYAWRAGDIKEVRAPDPYTVEYELNEPYSELLLQLTMYTNAIHNQESVETLGKDYGIKGIDGTGPWCFESWQPRTEIVLKRHDAYKWGPSMYQNKGPVKFEKLSIKIVPEDASRVAAIMGGQFDLTHQVPLQFIEQVKAAPNLTVQEAKPNFQLMYYGYKITRPMVADKRVREAMNIAINRAEIVKGIMLGNAEPAFTYVDPKALDFAEKTKNVIKEDVERAKKLLDEAGWKVAADGIREKDGMKLAPRVLFPQVTYFPRVSEAIQGYMRKIGIDWKIVGFDSTIAPAEMGKQDFELWTVTVPYLSAGELMNIYFNSKNIPTPNRMNWKDDETDEWLRAGRAALTDAERALNYARVQEKVTNEHLLMPVMNVAMYTTSSKKLKDVRPHMLYQNTFYKGLDYSF
- a CDS encoding ABC transporter ATP-binding protein, producing the protein MDNLLEVRGLKTHFATDRGLFRAVDGISFSVPRGRTIGLVGESGCGKSVTSLSVMGLVPSPPGKVEAEAVLFGNRDVLKLTADERRRLRGGKMSMIFQEPMTSLNPVHTVGQQIVEAILAHTAMSPRAARARAIEMLELVRIPSAAQRIDDFPHNMSGGMRQRVMIAMALSCEPALLIADEPTTALDVTIQAQILDLLSDLQRRLGMAILIITHDLGVIAEVADKVLVMYAGRIVESADVNDLFADPQHPYTIGLLGSIPRIDIDRKRLATIEGTVPSPNNQPAGCRFAPRCPFADQRCRLDPPPLRDIAPGHQVACWKAPVEVTS
- a CDS encoding ABC transporter ATP-binding protein encodes the protein MSDAPVLQVDGLVKHFAVTRGLIRRKTIGLVRAVEDVSFEIARGETLALVGESGCGKSTTGRLILRLMDPTAGSVRFKGKEIADLDKNALRRMRRHMQIIFQDPYASLNPRMTVGEILAEPLRVHEIGDDASREARGRELLDIVGLLPEHASRYPHQFSGGQRQRIGIARALAANPDLIVCDEPVSALDVSIQAQIVNLLQNLQQRFGLSYLFIAHDLAVVKHISDRVAVMYLGKLVEISDKKSLYDRPLHPYTQALLAAIPKPDPALRTKRVMLQGDVPSPFKPPSGCRFHTRCPHAQARCSAEEPELREAAPGHRVACHFFETLPAPTILARAGLANGKFAARLAAFEAAKTARTSA
- the uxuA gene encoding mannonate dehydratase, which gives rise to MLQGWRWYGPNDPVSLDDIRQAGATDVVTALHQVPIGEAWTRSAIEERKNLIENSQPGRSPLTWSVVESIPIPDDVKRLGGKATRSIEAWIASMEAVAAAGIKIICYNFMPVVDWCRTDLEWELPNGAKAMRFDQDRFAAFDLHILQRPEAPAEYSEAAQRRAKQVYEAMTQADIDVLITNIASALPGSTTDPLTIPQFRDRLQQYRGIDSKVLRQHLSEFLARVAPVAEQVGVTLTLHPDDPPRPLFGLPRIASSVEDYQALFDAVPSKANGICFCTGSLGVRPENDLPAMAKRFAPRIGFAHLRATKREADGLSFCESDHLDGDVDMIAVLKALLAENRTRSPENQIVFRPDHGHRMLDDLAATKRTNPGYTAIGRLRGLAELRGAIRAIEHAG
- a CDS encoding L-idonate 5-dehydrogenase — encoded protein: MTSMALAATLFGPEDLRMIERPLDPLPSGMVRIRFGAGGICGSDMHYYRHARTGDFVVTSPLVLGHEIAGEVVEIAGSAPGVKVGDRVAVNPSRWCGHCKPCRENRPNLCENIFFMGSASKTPHMQGGFASYFDANPAQCVKIPDHVTYQAAALAEPLAVCLHAVARAGDVTGKRAVLFGAGPIGLLTMLAAQRAGIAETTVVDIAAAPLAFATRLGANHVVDISGGEEALKAQAAAQPFDVAFEVSGTAAGLASAIGAVRRGGVVVQVGNLPGGQISVPANAVMAKEIDLRGSFRFGTEFFTAVELIADGSVDVLSLVTAQRPLAVAPDAVRLALDRSQSVKVVLTA
- a CDS encoding TRAP transporter large permease yields the protein MLLLLGGFLLLMLVGLPVALSMAVSSLVYILVTGITPDVTLAQRMIAGVESFPLLAVPFFILAGNLMNIAGVTGRIYKFAVALVGWMRGGLGHVNIVGSVIFSGMSGTAIADAAGLGTIEIKAMKDHGYSTEFAVGVTAASATLGPIIPPSLPFVIYGMMANVSIGALFLGGVIPGVFMTLAMMATVAYFAHKNGWGSDTPFSWPQLGSAAIEILIVLAFPVVVWLLVVAGLSVNMAVGIGLVALLALDWYFDFSAVMALMAPVILIGGMTLGWFTPTEAAVAAVIWSLFLGLVRYRSMTLQTVAKATFDTIETTASVLFIVTAASIFAWLLTVSQAAQTLTDAMLGITQNKWVFLLLANILILFVGCFIDTIAAITILVPILLPIVLKLGIDPIHFGLIMTLNLMIGLLHPPLGMVLFVLARVAKLSVERTTMAILPWLVPLLLALVAITYVPELTLWLPKYMGLSK